From Nitrospirota bacterium, one genomic window encodes:
- a CDS encoding LuxR family transcriptional regulator has product MNRCFAHCLSREDAIYLLELIHKSLSCNTKEELAELMKKLKRLVPYDFAICLLGKKEVGGMVKIYNPVNINYPVEWIELYFERNFQEIDPVAKENFTHFRLQRWSDTYKVHGPPPEFLSLAEDFGLNEGYTHGARNFNATEGSLFSLSGKSIEHNNRTDTILKLIVPHFHQVLVRIVDQDKRKNRITLSPREREVLSWIKEGKSTWEISIILGVSERTVKFHICNVMRKLDAVTRTHAVAIAIEQRLIDIE; this is encoded by the coding sequence ATGAATCGGTGTTTTGCACACTGCTTATCCAGGGAAGATGCCATTTATCTTCTTGAGCTGATCCACAAAAGTCTTTCCTGTAATACAAAAGAGGAACTGGCGGAACTAATGAAGAAGCTGAAACGTCTGGTTCCGTATGACTTTGCCATTTGCCTGCTTGGTAAAAAGGAGGTTGGCGGTATGGTAAAGATCTATAATCCTGTAAACATAAACTATCCTGTTGAATGGATTGAGCTTTACTTTGAGAGAAATTTCCAGGAGATTGACCCTGTTGCCAAAGAAAACTTTACTCATTTCAGGTTGCAGAGATGGTCTGATACGTATAAAGTACATGGCCCCCCTCCGGAATTCCTCTCACTTGCTGAAGATTTTGGACTTAATGAAGGCTACACACACGGAGCGAGGAATTTCAATGCAACCGAGGGGAGTCTGTTTTCGCTGTCCGGCAAATCCATAGAACATAATAATCGCACTGATACTATATTGAAACTCATTGTGCCACACTTTCATCAGGTCCTCGTACGTATTGTAGACCAGGATAAGAGAAAGAACAGGATTACGCTTTCTCCAAGAGAAAGAGAAGTGCTCAGCTGGATAAAAGAGGGGAAAAGCACGTGGGAAATATCAATAATTCTTGGTGTGAGTGAACGAACGGTAAAGTTTCATATCTGTAATGTTATGCGAAAACTCGATGCTGTGACCAGGACGCACGCTGTTGCCATTGCAATTGAGCAACGGTTGATTGATATTGAGTAA
- a CDS encoding acyl-homoserine-lactone synthase: MVPVKSNSWNNTRDPVDSFILICEGDIIVKNLEYEREKIQAHHLRYRIFCQELRWVSESEVLLEIDEYDNHAVFFGVLDRENRLLAYLRLIMSEKPFMLEKEFLSLVGPEHKIRKESNRAEISRLCVAPEARNAKVTGNYGTYGISMFLFKGIYHWCIKNGIRYLYAVTEEKVFRLFCTKGFPYRLIGSPTTMPDGVTAMAVIMDWREFEILSSVKRPEMMRWFTQYQSTVAQLQWQQRASWSQHRVFA; encoded by the coding sequence ATAGTACCGGTTAAAAGCAACAGCTGGAACAACACCAGGGACCCTGTTGACTCTTTTATCTTAATCTGCGAGGGGGATATTATTGTCAAAAACCTGGAATATGAGAGAGAGAAAATCCAGGCACATCACTTACGATACAGGATATTTTGTCAGGAGTTAAGGTGGGTAAGTGAAAGTGAAGTACTCCTGGAAATCGATGAATATGATAACCATGCAGTTTTCTTTGGTGTACTTGACAGAGAGAACAGACTATTGGCATATCTGAGACTAATAATGTCTGAAAAGCCTTTCATGCTGGAGAAGGAATTTCTATCGCTCGTTGGGCCGGAACATAAAATCAGGAAGGAAAGCAACAGGGCGGAAATCTCGAGACTCTGCGTAGCACCTGAAGCCAGAAATGCCAAGGTTACAGGCAATTACGGCACCTACGGCATTTCCATGTTTCTCTTTAAGGGCATCTATCACTGGTGTATTAAAAATGGCATACGATATCTTTACGCAGTTACAGAAGAAAAGGTCTTCAGGCTATTTTGTACAAAGGGGTTTCCATACAGATTGATAGGCAGCCCAACAACAATGCCTGACGGGGTTACTGCCATGGCAGTAATAATGGACTGGCGAGAATTTGAAATATTAAGTTCAGTAAAACGGCCGGAAATGATGAGATGGTTTACTCAATATCAATCAACCGTTGCTCAATTGCAATGGCAACAGCGTGCGTCCTGGTCACAGCATCGAGTTTTCGCATAA
- a CDS encoding SRPBCC family protein, protein MGEEFSISKSVVVNASTDSVWRVVADPLNAAIYLDPVISVEKVKDNLYMVREVAAPEKEGNWTMNEYMMEVVEYEEKKSLMFRIYVDSVRQKEFGFRLEPEGKEKTNLTCRIKTNFVMVKNGEIGREIDSIIDKIAKMAMKKPPSRRVSRYEGTF, encoded by the coding sequence ATGGGGGAGGAATTTTCCATATCAAAATCTGTAGTTGTTAATGCAAGCACAGATTCGGTTTGGCGGGTTGTGGCAGATCCATTAAATGCGGCTATTTACCTTGACCCGGTAATCAGTGTTGAAAAAGTAAAAGATAATCTATATATGGTGAGAGAAGTTGCTGCCCCTGAAAAAGAGGGGAACTGGACAATGAATGAATATATGATGGAGGTAGTTGAGTATGAAGAGAAGAAGAGTCTCATGTTCCGCATTTACGTTGATTCTGTCAGACAGAAGGAGTTTGGTTTCAGGTTGGAGCCAGAGGGGAAAGAAAAGACAAATCTTACCTGTAGGATTAAGACGAACTTTGTGATGGTAAAGAACGGAGAAATCGGCAGGGAGATTGATTCAATAATAGATAAAATTGCAAAGATGGCGATGAAAAAGCCTCCCTCTCGCAGGGTTTCAAGATATGAAGGGACCTTCTAA
- a CDS encoding RtcB family protein: protein MAEGLKRIDETRLEVPKGYTDGMRVGGIIYVDKELEAFLEEGAIKQVANVATLPGIVKKSLAMPDIHTGYGFAIGGVAAFDLENGIISPGGVGYDINCGVRLLRSNLTREEVLPGMKDLVVKLYNEVPSGVGSKGKLRLTKEDQKSLLLKGARWAVERGYGREEDLERTESGGAMEGADPSLISDRAFERGRAQQGTLGSGNHFLEIQYVAEIYDEKAANILGLFPEQITIMIHTGSRGFGHQVCTDYLEVMERAVGKYGITLPDKELACAPVKSPEARDYLAAMKAAANYAWANRQCIMHWTREALMKVMSASPEELGLKLVYDVAHNIAKIEEHTVNGVKKRLIVHRKGATRAFPPGHPELPEVYRELGQPVLIPGDMGRASFVLTGTEKAMEETFGSTCHGAGRVMSRHQAIKQAKGRAIWREMEDAGIVVMSAGKRTLAEEMSEAYKDVSNVVDVVHRAGISRKVAKLRPLGVVKG from the coding sequence ATGGCAGAAGGACTGAAAAGAATAGACGAAACCCGTCTTGAGGTCCCCAAAGGATATACTGACGGGATGCGCGTGGGTGGCATAATCTATGTTGATAAGGAGCTTGAGGCATTCCTTGAAGAAGGGGCAATAAAACAGGTCGCCAATGTGGCCACGCTTCCGGGCATAGTAAAGAAATCCCTTGCAATGCCGGACATACACACAGGATACGGCTTTGCAATCGGCGGGGTTGCGGCCTTTGACCTTGAGAACGGGATTATATCACCTGGAGGGGTAGGTTATGACATAAACTGCGGGGTCCGTCTGCTGAGGAGCAACCTGACACGCGAGGAGGTCCTCCCCGGAATGAAGGACCTTGTCGTGAAGCTCTACAATGAAGTCCCTTCAGGAGTCGGCTCAAAGGGCAAACTCAGGCTGACAAAGGAGGATCAAAAATCGCTCCTCCTGAAGGGGGCCCGCTGGGCTGTTGAACGGGGCTATGGCAGGGAAGAAGACCTTGAAAGGACTGAATCCGGAGGGGCCATGGAGGGCGCAGACCCGTCTCTGATAAGTGACAGGGCATTCGAACGCGGCAGGGCACAGCAGGGGACCCTGGGGTCCGGAAATCACTTCCTTGAAATACAGTACGTGGCAGAGATATACGATGAAAAGGCTGCCAATATTCTCGGACTATTTCCAGAGCAGATAACAATAATGATCCACACCGGTTCAAGGGGGTTTGGACATCAGGTCTGCACGGATTATCTCGAGGTAATGGAGAGGGCTGTCGGGAAGTATGGCATAACATTGCCGGACAAGGAGCTTGCCTGTGCGCCTGTAAAAAGTCCGGAGGCACGGGATTATCTTGCAGCAATGAAGGCCGCAGCAAATTATGCATGGGCCAACAGACAGTGCATAATGCACTGGACGAGAGAGGCACTGATGAAGGTAATGTCGGCATCCCCGGAAGAGCTGGGGCTGAAACTCGTCTATGATGTTGCCCATAACATAGCAAAGATAGAGGAGCATACCGTCAACGGCGTTAAAAAGAGACTCATCGTCCACAGAAAGGGGGCCACACGGGCCTTTCCCCCAGGGCATCCCGAGCTTCCGGAGGTCTACAGGGAGCTGGGCCAGCCTGTATTGATTCCCGGTGATATGGGCAGGGCCTCTTTTGTCCTCACAGGCACTGAAAAGGCCATGGAAGAGACTTTTGGATCCACCTGTCATGGGGCAGGCAGGGTGATGTCCAGACATCAGGCGATAAAGCAGGCAAAGGGCCGTGCCATATGGCGGGAGATGGAGGATGCAGGCATAGTGGTCATGAGTGCAGGGAAACGAACCCTTGCCGAGGAGATGTCAGAGGCATATAAAGATGTATCAAATGTAGTGGATGTGGTACACAGGGCTGGCATTTCCAGGAAGGTGGCAAAGTTGAGACCACTGGGGGTGGTAAAGGGATAG
- a CDS encoding archease, giving the protein MNRGFEILDISGDVGLRVYGRSLEELFINSALGLYSLITDLSGVEPAESVDIKVSRESLDGLLVGWLNELIFRFDTYGFIGKEVGIKNINENRVEAGIKGEEFDPERHERGLLVKAATYHNLRIEEKDGIWTAEVVLDI; this is encoded by the coding sequence ATGAACAGAGGGTTTGAAATTCTTGATATATCCGGAGATGTGGGCCTCAGGGTCTATGGCCGGAGTCTCGAAGAACTCTTTATCAACAGCGCGCTCGGTCTTTACAGTCTTATCACTGACCTCTCAGGCGTTGAGCCCGCAGAGTCGGTTGATATAAAGGTCAGCAGGGAATCACTTGATGGTCTCCTTGTCGGATGGCTCAATGAATTAATCTTCCGGTTTGATACCTACGGTTTTATTGGCAAGGAAGTCGGGATTAAAAACATCAACGAAAACAGGGTTGAGGCAGGAATAAAAGGTGAGGAATTTGACCCTGAGAGACACGAAAGGGGGCTTCTTGTAAAAGCTGCCACATACCACAACCTCAGGATTGAAGAAAAAGATGGTATCTGGACTGCCGAGGTGGTTCTTGACATATAG
- a CDS encoding DNA polymerase ligase N-terminal domain-containing protein, which yields MPCFVVHEHHSRRLHYDFRLEMAGVLKSWAVPKGPSMCPKDKRLAIMVDDHPLEYGTFEGIIPEGHYGAGPVLIWDSGEYELVGGSLEEGRLEFILKGRKLRGNFVLTRLKGRENQWLLIKKKDEYALSVYVVKPELTKERLERLKEKIPPCETE from the coding sequence ATGCCCTGTTTTGTTGTACACGAACATCACTCAAGGCGCCTTCATTATGACTTCAGACTTGAGATGGCCGGAGTGCTGAAGTCCTGGGCAGTCCCAAAGGGGCCTTCAATGTGTCCAAAGGACAAGAGACTCGCAATAATGGTTGATGACCATCCGCTTGAGTACGGAACATTTGAGGGTATAATCCCTGAAGGTCATTATGGCGCAGGGCCTGTACTCATATGGGATTCGGGTGAGTATGAGCTTGTTGGTGGGAGTCTGGAGGAGGGGCGGCTGGAGTTTATCCTTAAGGGGAGAAAACTGAGAGGAAACTTTGTCCTGACAAGACTGAAGGGGCGGGAGAATCAGTGGCTCCTGATAAAGAAAAAGGACGAATATGCCCTCTCCGTATATGTTGTGAAGCCTGAACTTACAAAGGAGCGGCTGGAGAGATTGAAAGAGAAGATACCACCGTGTGAGACGGAGTGA
- the rsmA gene encoding 16S rRNA (adenine(1518)-N(6)/adenine(1519)-N(6))-dimethyltransferase RsmA, whose translation MLKRKLGQHYLFDTAILKRLIEAADLAPEDTVVEIGPGKGILTLMLSEEAREVVAIELDPYLCEHLKKKVSAIRNINLFCVDALKYPYHTLPPFKVVANIPYYITTPIIFRLLAHRDRLISATLTVQKEVAERIVAPPGGKDYGVLSLMVQYYADTNIAFFIPKEAFKPPPKVDSAVVHLRILAEPRISVPDERLFFRVIKTAFSQRRKTLSNSLKPLAEDIKDILSAAGIDPRRRPETLSMEEFAGIAEAISAHKKN comes from the coding sequence ATCCTGAAACGCAAACTCGGACAACATTATCTCTTTGACACAGCCATACTAAAGAGACTGATTGAGGCTGCAGACCTCGCACCTGAGGACACAGTGGTAGAGATAGGCCCCGGCAAGGGTATCCTCACCCTCATGTTATCTGAAGAAGCAAGAGAGGTTGTGGCCATAGAGCTTGACCCATATCTCTGCGAACATCTTAAAAAAAAGGTCTCGGCAATAAGGAACATAAATCTCTTCTGTGTTGATGCCCTGAAATACCCCTATCACACGCTCCCCCCTTTTAAGGTGGTGGCCAATATCCCCTACTACATAACAACACCGATAATCTTCAGGCTCCTTGCCCACAGGGACAGGCTTATATCTGCAACCCTTACAGTTCAAAAAGAGGTGGCGGAAAGGATAGTAGCCCCGCCGGGCGGAAAGGATTACGGGGTGCTCTCACTCATGGTCCAGTATTATGCTGATACCAACATAGCCTTTTTCATACCGAAAGAGGCATTTAAACCTCCACCGAAGGTAGACTCTGCCGTGGTTCATCTCAGGATATTAGCTGAACCGCGCATCTCTGTCCCCGATGAAAGGCTATTCTTCAGGGTAATCAAGACAGCATTCTCGCAGAGGAGAAAGACCCTCTCGAACTCTTTAAAACCCCTGGCTGAAGATATAAAGGATATCCTGTCTGCTGCAGGGATAGACCCTCGAAGGAGACCTGAAACCCTGAGCATGGAAGAGTTTGCCGGGATCGCCGAAGCAATATCTGCGCATAAAAAGAACTGA
- a CDS encoding YciC family protein yields the protein MGVGDILKESLGLTRKHTIVIVPPVLVSFFIGCLSIVVIGMQMTAMEPDAVGELGKGMTDLILAKSVLSVVGWIFYSFAQGMVASMMVELEDKGETSLGSGFGRANEMIVSLMVAGFVLGVLLLLGFMLFIIPGLIVAFVFSFTFVVIMLEKRGPIDAMKRSVQIVRSNLSVTFKLFAAIIGIGFLLMVSSVILSKLSLIGLLASMALTGAYMGYTYVVFIKTYQKFKEEGAGFPRG from the coding sequence ATGGGTGTAGGGGATATACTAAAAGAAAGCCTTGGACTAACCAGGAAGCATACCATCGTAATTGTGCCTCCTGTGCTCGTCTCTTTTTTCATTGGTTGTCTCTCGATCGTGGTAATCGGAATGCAAATGACGGCAATGGAGCCTGATGCTGTGGGTGAACTCGGGAAAGGGATGACAGACCTTATATTGGCAAAATCAGTCCTGTCCGTAGTGGGATGGATATTTTACAGTTTTGCTCAGGGGATGGTAGCCTCCATGATGGTTGAGTTGGAAGACAAAGGAGAGACGTCACTCGGTTCCGGGTTTGGCCGTGCCAACGAAATGATCGTCAGCCTTATGGTTGCCGGGTTTGTTCTTGGTGTTCTGTTGCTTCTGGGATTTATGTTATTTATTATTCCGGGATTAATTGTTGCGTTTGTTTTCAGCTTCACTTTTGTGGTTATAATGCTTGAAAAAAGAGGCCCTATTGATGCGATGAAGAGGAGTGTTCAGATTGTAAGGAGCAACCTCTCCGTTACCTTCAAGCTATTTGCTGCCATTATAGGAATAGGGTTTCTTCTGATGGTTTCCAGCGTGATATTAAGCAAGCTGTCTCTTATAGGGCTTTTGGCATCAATGGCCCTTACCGGCGCTTATATGGGATATACCTACGTGGTTTTTATAAAGACTTATCAGAAGTTTAAAGAAGAGGGGGCAGGTTTTCCCCGCGGTTAG
- a CDS encoding 2,3-bisphosphoglycerate-independent phosphoglycerate mutase translates to MQEIIKSLVQKNNTKIFMIVLDGLGGLPFDGRTELETARIPNLDALAKTSATGLHVPVAYGITPGSGPGHLGIFGYDPFDWQIGRGVLEALGLGVELKSTDVAVRCNYATIQEGLIKDRRAGRIPTERGRKLTERLQKEIKQIDEAEIIFTHGVDYRFAVVFRFPEPLEEGSAEVSDTDPQKAGKPPLKPVPANHQSDRVARIAEKLVERAREILKDEDAANFILMRGIAQVPSIPTFEEVFGLKSLAIAIYPMYRGLARLIGMETPPVNGDIKEEIEFMKENLEDYDFFFVHVKKVDSYGEDGDFEGKAGKLEDFDAFLPGILELKPDVLIITGDHSTPSVMKSHSWHPVPVILNSPYVFGGLSQAFTERECLRGELGIFPAIQILPLALANTGRLKKFGA, encoded by the coding sequence ATGCAGGAGATAATTAAAAGTCTTGTACAGAAAAACAATACAAAGATATTCATGATCGTCCTTGACGGGCTTGGGGGCCTTCCTTTTGATGGACGTACCGAACTCGAGACTGCAAGGATTCCCAATCTTGATGCCCTTGCAAAGACCTCAGCAACAGGGTTGCATGTGCCGGTTGCGTATGGCATTACTCCAGGGAGTGGCCCTGGACATCTCGGTATCTTTGGTTATGATCCTTTTGATTGGCAGATAGGCAGGGGAGTGCTTGAAGCTCTTGGTCTCGGTGTTGAACTGAAGAGTACGGATGTCGCAGTGAGGTGTAATTATGCCACTATCCAGGAGGGACTGATAAAGGACAGAAGGGCCGGCAGGATACCCACTGAGAGAGGCAGAAAATTAACGGAGAGACTGCAGAAGGAGATAAAGCAGATAGACGAGGCAGAAATTATCTTCACTCACGGGGTGGACTACAGGTTTGCCGTGGTTTTTCGATTCCCGGAACCGCTTGAGGAAGGTTCAGCCGAGGTTAGTGATACCGACCCCCAGAAGGCCGGCAAACCCCCGCTGAAGCCGGTGCCTGCAAACCACCAGTCTGACAGGGTAGCGAGGATTGCAGAGAAACTTGTCGAGAGGGCGAGGGAAATACTCAAGGACGAAGATGCTGCAAACTTTATACTTATGAGGGGAATTGCACAGGTGCCGTCAATTCCAACCTTTGAAGAGGTTTTCGGCCTTAAGTCCCTTGCAATTGCCATATATCCCATGTACCGGGGGCTGGCAAGGCTTATAGGTATGGAAACACCCCCTGTTAATGGCGACATAAAAGAAGAGATAGAATTTATGAAGGAGAATCTTGAGGATTATGACTTCTTTTTCGTTCATGTAAAGAAGGTGGATTCATATGGAGAGGATGGAGATTTCGAGGGAAAGGCAGGGAAGCTTGAGGATTTTGATGCCTTTCTTCCCGGCATACTTGAGCTGAAACCGGATGTCCTGATTATCACAGGAGACCACTCAACCCCATCCGTAATGAAGTCACACAGCTGGCACCCTGTGCCGGTAATTTTAAATTCCCCCTATGTCTTTGGCGGACTGAGCCAGGCATTTACCGAGAGGGAATGCCTCAGGGGAGAGCTTGGAATATTCCCTGCCATCCAGATCCTTCCCCTTGCACTCGCCAATACGGGCAGACTCAAAAAGTTCGGTGCTTAA
- a CDS encoding TatD family hydrolase, with amino-acid sequence MSSSIDNRQSFIDTHCHLEMPDFDPDRDEVIARARDAEIAAIISIGSDLRGSEGAVRLAGEYDFIYAAVGIHPHDAKDYTSDTADKIRIWSGEKKVVAIGETGLDYHYDHSPRDVQREVFERHLELALELNLPVIVHCREAKADTLNILSGSGISRGVLHCFSGDMDMAEKVMAMGLYISFAGTVTFKNAKKLQETAAGIPDEYLLIETDAPYLSPVPLRGRRNEPSFLLHTARKLAELRDVDVEDIARITTLNAGRLFGIGGGAPEGKIAYRIRDSLYLNITNRCTNACSFCIRFHSDYVKGHNLRLDHEPGIEELKEAIGDPSAYKEVVFCGYGEPLMRLDLVKALASWIKDNGGRVRINTNGQGNLIHGRNILPELQGVVDSISISLDAQDEKTYKTICRPFLKGAYKSVVAFIKEAGKYIPDVTVTVVDAPGVDVERCKEIARELNVRFRLRRYNLVG; translated from the coding sequence ATGAGTTCTTCAATAGACAATCGTCAATCATTCATCGATACCCACTGTCACCTTGAGATGCCCGATTTCGACCCTGACAGGGATGAGGTTATAGCAAGGGCCAGGGATGCTGAAATAGCGGCTATTATTAGCATCGGCTCTGACCTCAGGGGCTCGGAAGGGGCAGTGAGGCTTGCAGGGGAATACGACTTTATATATGCAGCAGTCGGTATCCATCCCCATGATGCAAAGGACTACACCTCCGATACAGCAGACAAGATAAGAATATGGTCAGGGGAGAAGAAGGTTGTTGCAATTGGTGAAACCGGGCTTGATTACCACTACGACCACTCACCACGGGATGTGCAGCGGGAGGTCTTTGAGAGACATCTCGAACTTGCCCTGGAACTTAATCTTCCTGTGATTGTCCATTGCAGGGAGGCAAAGGCTGATACGTTGAATATCCTCTCCGGTTCTGGTATCAGCCGCGGTGTCCTTCACTGTTTCTCCGGGGATATGGATATGGCGGAAAAGGTGATGGCAATGGGTTTGTATATCTCTTTTGCAGGTACGGTAACGTTTAAAAACGCTAAAAAACTTCAGGAGACAGCGGCAGGCATACCTGATGAGTACCTGCTTATTGAGACTGATGCCCCCTATCTCTCACCGGTTCCGTTGAGGGGCAGGAGAAATGAGCCTTCCTTTCTGTTGCATACGGCCCGGAAGCTTGCTGAACTCAGGGATGTGGATGTTGAGGATATTGCAAGGATAACCACCCTGAATGCAGGGAGACTCTTCGGGATAGGTGGGGGGGCTCCTGAGGGAAAGATTGCCTACAGGATCAGGGACTCCCTTTATCTTAATATCACCAACCGTTGCACGAATGCGTGCTCCTTCTGTATCAGGTTTCATTCCGACTATGTAAAAGGACATAACCTCAGGCTTGACCATGAGCCCGGGATTGAGGAACTGAAGGAGGCAATAGGTGATCCTTCAGCTTATAAAGAGGTGGTATTCTGCGGATATGGCGAACCTCTGATGCGTCTTGATCTGGTCAAGGCCCTGGCCAGTTGGATAAAGGACAACGGCGGCAGGGTGAGGATAAATACCAACGGGCAGGGTAATCTGATCCATGGCAGAAATATTTTACCGGAACTTCAGGGAGTTGTTGATTCCATATCCATAAGTCTTGATGCGCAGGATGAGAAGACCTACAAAACTATTTGCAGACCCTTTTTAAAGGGTGCCTACAAGAGTGTTGTCGCTTTTATAAAGGAGGCCGGAAAATATATACCGGATGTAACTGTTACGGTTGTTGATGCGCCGGGGGTAGATGTGGAGAGGTGTAAGGAGATTGCGAGGGAATTAAATGTGAGATTCAGGCTCAGGCGGTATAATCTCGTGGGTTAA
- a CDS encoding HD domain-containing phosphohydrolase, translating to METDRLKEDLKATVTELSDTYEELSLLYMLSEEFSGLGVDGICYLLLKKAASSLSVRTGVVLFLNEDSGELYTQAYIGDWDADTAFKKGNNILWRAIRSNKAIAVCNHNTHEERLNKIKCNSLLITPLAGKKQIIGVLMVADKTDGREFYSGDIKLLTTIASQAALFIENALLTQEMQVFLIETIRSFVKALEASSLWTAGHTERVTRYALSIAELLDLDGQEIEKLRVSSLLHDIGKIATPKEILNKNGKLNKAEWSEIRRHPIVGAEILSGLSSFKEVIECIRYHHEHYDGTGIHGLCGEEIPLMARILAVADAFDAMMSDRPYRKKKTIEETVGEITTCAGKQFDPKVVQACISWVRLTHEIIPPEPESHI from the coding sequence TTGGAAACAGATAGGCTTAAAGAAGACCTGAAGGCCACGGTAACCGAATTAAGCGATACCTATGAGGAATTATCCCTCCTCTACATGCTTTCCGAGGAATTTTCAGGGCTCGGGGTCGATGGAATCTGTTATCTGCTTTTAAAAAAGGCCGCATCATCACTAAGTGTTAGAACCGGAGTCGTACTATTTCTGAATGAAGATTCCGGAGAATTGTATACACAGGCATATATCGGTGACTGGGATGCGGACACGGCCTTCAAGAAAGGGAACAATATTCTGTGGAGAGCAATTCGTTCAAACAAGGCAATTGCTGTATGTAACCACAATACCCACGAAGAAAGACTGAACAAAATCAAATGCAACTCACTTCTCATAACCCCTCTGGCCGGTAAAAAACAGATCATCGGCGTCCTTATGGTGGCTGACAAGACAGACGGCAGGGAATTCTATTCAGGAGATATAAAGTTACTGACCACTATTGCCTCCCAGGCAGCCCTTTTTATTGAGAACGCCCTTCTCACACAGGAAATGCAGGTATTCCTGATAGAGACCATCAGGTCATTTGTAAAGGCCCTTGAGGCATCATCCCTGTGGACTGCAGGACATACCGAAAGGGTGACACGTTATGCGCTGTCAATTGCTGAACTGCTCGATCTTGATGGTCAGGAGATCGAAAAACTGAGGGTCAGCAGCCTTTTGCATGATATCGGAAAGATTGCCACTCCCAAGGAGATATTAAACAAAAACGGCAAGTTAAACAAAGCAGAGTGGTCTGAAATCAGGCGCCATCCAATAGTTGGAGCAGAGATACTTTCAGGGCTCAGCAGCTTTAAAGAGGTCATCGAATGTATAAGGTACCACCATGAGCATTACGACGGAACAGGCATTCATGGTCTTTGCGGAGAGGAGATACCGCTTATGGCAAGAATTTTAGCAGTAGCTGATGCCTTTGATGCCATGATGTCCGACCGGCCCTACAGAAAAAAGAAGACTATTGAAGAGACCGTCGGGGAGATCACAACCTGTGCAGGCAAACAGTTTGATCCAAAAGTTGTTCAGGCCTGTATCTCGTGGGTTAGATTAACCCACGAGATTATACCGCCTGAGCCTGAATCTCACATTTAA
- a CDS encoding response regulator, which yields MPKVMVIDDEPFILMMIEDKLRRGGLEVVTLRESKNAVDVIRREMPDLIILDWMMPEISGISICKTIKTDPDLANIPVFMLTAKGQEDDEKLGIKCGVDRYITKPFSPRILLELVLEQLGNR from the coding sequence ATGCCTAAAGTGATGGTAATTGATGATGAACCCTTTATATTGATGATGATAGAGGACAAGTTGAGACGTGGAGGGCTCGAGGTTGTTACTCTCAGGGAGAGCAAAAACGCTGTTGATGTAATACGCAGGGAGATGCCCGACTTGATCATCCTTGACTGGATGATGCCGGAGATCAGCGGGATAAGCATCTGCAAAACAATAAAGACCGACCCTGACCTTGCAAACATACCGGTTTTCATGTTAACGGCAAAAGGACAGGAGGATGATGAAAAGTTGGGAATCAAGTGCGGAGTTGACCGCTACATAACAAAACCTTTCAGCCCCCGAATCCTTTTGGAGTTGGTACTTGAACAACTTGGAAACAGATAG